The genomic window CCAGTTGTATCTGCCCGATAATTCTTTCCTGTGTCTCCTGGTTCAAGGTTACATAAACCGTGCCGTCAGTGGCTATGCGTACGGTATCGGTATTGTCCGGGATAACAATCTGCGGCTGAAGAATGTTGCCGTTAGGATCAACCAGATTACCAAGGCTGTCACGGTTCAGATTCCCGGCGCGACTATAAGCAGTCTCACCGTTAGCTGTCTGAAAAACCAAAAAACCGTCGCCATTAATCGCAACATCAAATTGATTATTGGTAACCGATATGGCACCCTGCCGAAAGTCTTTGGGAGTAGCAACAATCCTCACACCCGATCCTAATTCTATGTCAGCCGGTTTGGTGGTGTTATTTTCACGCTGCAGAACAGCTTTTTCCAAGACTTGAGGGAACATGTTCTCGAGCTCGGTCTTGGTAGACTTATAGCCCACAGTTTTGGAGTTGGAAACATTGTTGGTAATATTTACCATGGCTTTTTCCAAAGCCGACATGCCTGAAGCGCCAACATAAAATTGTCTGATCATAACTTATCCCCCATATCACGTGACTAGTGAGAAGTGAAACGTGAAAAGAGATCTATCACTTATCTCTTATCCCCTAACACTTACCTCTAATTATCAGTGTACAGAAAATCTAATGATATTCAAGGTTTTTTTGAATTTTAGCTCTTAAATTTTAAGACCAGTTTAATAGTCTGCGAAAAAAAGCCCCAAAACCTGAGGGGGTTTGCTCTGCAGTATCGTTTTCTTCCCTGCTACTAATCTCAGGTTGATTTAATTTTATATCGCATCTGATCTTTGCACAATCAACTTTATCAGCCATAACCTTCACGGGATAATCGATATAACTATCCACCTTCAGATATCCGGCGTTTATTTCCGTTAAAGCCCCGTTCACATGACTGATAATCCTGATCTCTTTTCCAGTTAATTTTGAATTTTCACAGAGTCCTGCAATATTGATATTTCCTGTAGATATCAGTATCGAATTATCATCTACATCGCCCTGCTGAACATTTATGTCCCCGTTGACATAAATATATTTCCCGCTTATATAAGATTCAAGGTTCAAGTCCCCCTTTACGATATAGTGACGGTGATCAGACATTTCAATATCATCATCGGGAACAGGTAATAATTCATATTTATCCGGATCTACACGATATATGCCAATCGGTTGTTTATCCAAATAACCGTTACTTATTATCCCCTCAATATAAGCAGCAGCCTTCTGGTCAAGTCTTTGTTTTTCTTCATCAAGAATAAGTACAGGTTTTATGGTAGAATTTTCCGTAATTAAATGTTTAGCTTTTATACTGTAACTCATTTCAACTTCCTGAAAAAATACCCATTGATCGCTGATAATCTCACTCATTGGCTTTGAGTGTAACATTATTATCGGACCGCTTGACGTAACATGTTTATGATTACGAAAGAATGGACCAAAAATAAGTATGGTATTTTCATCTTCATTGCTGATAACTTCTGCCGCTGATCCGCAATATGGTCCGTCATAAAGTAAAAATTGTTTCCCGCGAAAATAACATTTTAACTCTTCGGTTGTTAAGCCCAGCTTTTCAGCCAATTCTAAATTGCCAGCCAGATTATTAAGATCTTGAATAAACCGGTTGCTGTAATACATGGCAGCATCCACTATCCCCCGGTTACGTCCATTCCTGTTAAAATATTTTTCAGTAAATTTACGGTCCAGTTTGGTGATATCAACGGTAGGGCTGAAGACAGTGCCCAGTTCCGCTATTTTGATATTATTAAAAACAGGTGTTTGCGGTTCATCATTCAAAATATCTGCAAATTCCAGTTTTTCGAAATTAATCGCCAATTCATTCAATGACCATATCAGATTATCCGGTTTCATATTATTGATAATGTACCAGGTATCAGTTTCCAACTTAGCCAATTCTTCCTGAGCTTCGGTTACTGTCTGAACCCGAAAATCAACAGGTAATTCATCAAGAATTTGCGATGGTGTTTTTGGCTTATTCAAAAAAGAAAGAGCCGTGTTTTGATTCAACTCATAACACTTTTCATATAAATATTGTCTAAAAGCCCTGTCGGATTTCCCCTGCTCCAGCAAGAGCCTGAGGAACACTTTTGTGTCCGACTCCTTAAAAATATTCAAATTATCACTTAACTGGCGGAACTTGCTACTTACAAATATATTACTGTCATTTATATCGGCACTGATAAATCCAAACAGCTGAAAATTTTCTTTCAGTTTATTTAATATACGCTGGAAATCCCCGTTTTTGTATAAACTCTGCAGACAGATATAAATAGAAATTTTCGCGTTATTAATTCTGTCATCCCTGGTTGTAAGATCAGGCTTTTTCTCGTGATTTAAAAAAGTTAAATCAATTTTCTGGTCTTTAAATGTAAGGCCGACAAAAAATTCTATCAGTTCTTTAAATGTTGAAGCATTTTCCAGAATGCTTTTTAAACGATCCTCAGCATCATCCATTGAAAAAATATTGATA from Candidatus Margulisiibacteriota bacterium includes these protein-coding regions:
- a CDS encoding flagellar hook-basal body complex protein, coding for MIRQFYVGASGMSALEKAMVNITNNVSNSKTVGYKSTKTELENMFPQVLEKAVLQRENNTTKPADIELGSGVRIVATPKDFRQGAISVTNNQFDVAINGDGFLVFQTANGETAYSRAGNLNRDSLGNLVDPNGNILQPQIVIPDNTDTVRIATDGTVYVTLNQETQERIIGQIQL